TCCTGTGGCTTTTATGCGTTCCAGTACAATTCTACATTTATCGTGCATTATAAATCGTTCAGCAGTTAAAATCGTATTATCATTGTCACGGAATCGGCGAAAACGACAACTAATTTGTTGTTAAAAATTCAACTAAAGCAGTAATGTGTTATAAAGCTGCAAACTGAGtgtcaatttaaaaaaagatccAAATGTATTTACAACTAATGTTTGAAGCAATTAGCTAATGCTGGTTAAATGATGTTGTAGGTAATCGGTACACACATGTTTATTTCGTTGTCGAAATTTATTAATCGCCATCCAAACACTACACACAAACATATTGATCACGATTCACAATCAATCGATCGTCACATTTTTGGTTAGAACAAGCATTCAAGCGTATCAGAACGGTTTCGTTATTTTACCTCATTTTACTTTGTTACATGGCTACGCACTCTACCGTAATTTGCCTCACTGTTAACGCGTTATGTCTTCtataaataatacatcttaTCTTAATCTACAGCACCGGGCGGTGAGTCCTGGTGAAAGAAATTTCTCCATCTTGGATGAACTAAAATGTTGTCTGTTGTCTAATAGAACGAACAATCTTAATTAGTAAAATGCAAACGCGCTGACGCTGCTAACTGCTTAAGCACACCGTATGCCTATTCTctccgaaaaaaaacgaaacaacaaaagccGTATTTTAAACGTTGATACGTGGTTTGTTGCTGCCACCGCTCGGTGCAGTTTGGTGTCGTTGCTTAATTGCTTTTAACCGCTGGTTACAGTACACCCGCAGGAAGATGGCGAGAAACACGATCAGCACACCGATTACCCCGAGGAACGAAATACGGTGCTGATAGATCAGACAGGACAGCAGTATCGCGATGGCCTGTCGCAGTGTCATGATGATCGTGAACACGACCGCTCCGAACGTGGCAATCGTGTAGAAGATAAACAGTTGCCCGATCGCGGACGAAATGGACAGCACGATGCAGTCGATCACAAACTTAGGATGATCAACGGCAAACACGAGCGAACTGTAGAAACCGCCCTGCATCGCGAGTGACGCACCGGTGAACAGTGTGCTGAATAGGTTTACGCCGCACATCATCTGGATGGAGGACATCGAGTACGATTTGAACAGTTCGCCCTGCCAGTTGGAGGTGAAGCTGTCGAAAATCATGTAAAACGTTAGGAGCAGCACACCGGTCAGCGTCGTCATGGCGGTCGATTTCGATTCGTCCGTCGAACCGGTCAGGAAGAAGATCATACCGACCGAGATCATAACTGCGGTCAGGTATTCGTAGAACTCGTACTTGTTGCGCGATATTATTTTCCCCATTATCATTACCGGGATGATTTTGCACGATTTGGCCAACACTTGCGTGGGAAAGTTGACAAATTTCAGTGCCTCGTACTGGAACCAGGCGCTCATGATGTTGGAAAACGAAGCGTACGAATACTTGTACAGCGGTGCACGGTGGCGAAATTGACGCTTTGCCACGAGATAAACGGCCGTTATCATGAAGCCTAGAACACGGTTGGAAAACACCAGAAATTGGGAATCCTTGAAATGTGATTTGCGCTTCTCCGGTCCTTCGTACTCCTGGGTCATAATTTTCTCCTGCAGTACTCCCCAGGTAAGGTAGGAGCCCATCAGTCCCACCAGACAGTAGCACAGCAGCACACACTCCTGGGCCGTTGTGCGTTTACTGGCCGCTCCTTTTGTTGTACCGGACTGCGAATCCAGAGGTCGATCGAGGCTATCCGTGCCGGATCCGGAGTAACAAAACTTCACCAGTGCTGAGAGATGTGACCGCTCCGATCGTTCCATGTATTTGGTGCGTTTGGCATACTTGTAGATCAACACTCCGGGTACGAAGATACAGAAATAGCCGAACAGGTTCACCATCAGCCGAAGGAGCCATGAGTACTCTTTCGATTTCTGATCGATAAGCTGACTGAGGGACAGATCGGGCTTTGGTCCACTGTCGGCAACCGGAGGTGCGACAAGATTCGGTGCATCGCTAAGCGTTTCATGAAGAATTTGTGATACTAGTCGTACGATAGTAATCGTTACGATGATGATAAACCTGGAAAAGAGTTTGATAAGTGAATTTCCAGAAACGCACAAAcgaacagcaattttacttACAGAATGATGATGTCTGGCACGTAGTTCCTCATGATGGTTCGCTTGCAAGTGAAGGACGGTGCGACGGGAACGCTCACAGTAGCATTGATTGTGTTCAAACTAAAACGGGGCTGGAACAACGCTCTTGTTGTGCTGCGTTCAAGCACGTTTTCAAAGTACTCGCCACGGGATGCTTACTTAAGTAGGGAAACTTTGCGCTTCTCTCTTTGGAATGATACGTTGTCAAACACAGAATACTGGGAATTCCTTCCGAAACCCCAAACGCACCGAGTACTGTGAAGTGCTCACGGCAGTGGGCAAGTTAACAAGGAAACATCCCTTCACATGTTTATTACGCGAACGATGCAATTTTCCCCCAACGATTGCAAaacgaaaatagccaacaaggcttgaaataaaacaccacAAATCGTGACAACACAACAGCTGATCTTTGGCATCTGGTGCATGACAGCTACGCACGGAACATTTTGTTGTCAAGGTTAATGTAGCTCAGGTGGGCTCGTTTTAAATAACGTTTCGTGCCAGACGTGTggtgtttaaaaacaaaataatacagGACTatacattttatatttttagatAAAGTTAAATTATGTACATCGTTCATCATATCCTACATTGGGAAGACCTTGCCTCAACTCATCTTGAGTTTATCATATCTTGATTGTCGCACGGTAGTATCGACAAGATCATACtgaaattaatatatttttttataattatattaGGAAGGCTCTTAGTACGACTTGTGTATACAATATGACAAATTCGTAATGCTTTATTCATGCTCCTTTCTATATCCAAACCAGAATTTTGACTATTGCAGTAAAATTGAGAATTAATTaatctaaacaaaacaacaatcaatCAATGCAAAATCATAGAATATCCTTCTTGCCAATGCAACGGTGAAACTTTTTCTGTTATCTCGATGATTCATTCAGGATACTAAAAGCAGGAAATCTTTAGTGCAAATATTATGCTTTCGTCAATTAGCATTAATAAACTGACGGTTAGATAACTGTCAAACAATGCACGTCGGTCCGCCTGGTTTGCCGGTTGCAAACGCGTAGTAGTGGGAATGAAAATAGAGCGGAATTCCACCACCACagttgttttgcaattttattaCGCGGTTTTGTACGCACGGTTCTTGATTAATTGCTAGACTCTTCGTGCATTTAAATTACTGATCGTTAAGTCACCTTGTATAGCCTCTCTGATCTTAAGCGACTGCTAACGATCGTTAAAATTCTGCCGGAGAATTATTGCCATTAAAACCGGTAGCTGTACTGTAGATAGAACCATCTCGGCCAGTCTTATCGCTGGGACAGAAGCGATAaacagtgtgttttcaaaccAGCGTCCAGTAGCCAGCAAAGTGCATTTACGGTGTTTGACTAGTACTGTGTCTTCCGCCAATCGTTTACGCTATGCATCGTGTGGTGAAATCTTCGAGCATCTTACGTGCTCTGTCTGCAGCCGGTGCCCGCAATTATTCGGTTCCGGCTCCAAAATCATCACCGGAGATTCTTTACACGGGGGTAAGTGTGCTTTCGTGATATTTCACTAGAGGTCAAAGGAACACAGAATGGGCGCGTCTTCTACAGTGCTGTTCCTTATCGGCAGATCTTTATCAACAATGAGTGGCACAAAAGCTCGACCGGCAAGACCTTTCCCACAATCAACCCATCCAACGAGAAGGTAATCGCGGAAATCCAGCAGGGCACCAAATCCGACATTGATCAGGCGGTCGTAGCGGCTAGGGAAGCTTTCAAGTAAGTATTTTGACTTCGATTCATTTACACAAGtggtaatgattttatttgttccGCAGGCTGGGTTCACCATGGCGTCGAATGGATGCCTCGAAGCGAGGTCAACTGCTGTACCGTTTGGCAGATTTGATGGAACGCGATCGGGTGTACTTAGCGGTTCGTATGCAAGCAGCAACCCAAACGTTGCTTGTGAGGTCACTAAAATGGTCTTAACTTTTTACGAAATCCAGAGCTTGGAAACGTTGGACAATGGCAAACCGTACTTCATGTCGTATAATGCGGACGTACCGATGGCGATAGGCAACTTGCGCTACTATGCTGGTTGGGCGGACAAGAACCACGGTAAGGTCATACCGATGGATGGCGAATATTTCGTCTATACCCGCCATGAACCGGTGGGTGTTTGTGGACAAATCATCCCCTGGAACTTCCCGCTACTAATGGCGGCCTGGAAGTTTGGTCCGGCGTTGGCTACCGGCAATACCATCATCTTGAAACCGGCCGAGCAGACCAGCCTGACGGCATTGTACCTGGCGCAGCTGACCAAGGAAGCTGGATTCCCACCCGGAGTCATCAACGTCGTGCCCGGTTTCGGTGATGCCGGAGCAGCCCTTGTCGATCATCCTGATGTGGATAAGGTGGCATTTACCGGCTCGACTGAGGTAGGAAAGAAAATTCAGCAAGGCTCCGGGTTGAGTAATCTGAAGCGCACCACGCTCGAACTGGGCGGTAAAAGCCCCAACATCATTCTGTCCGACTCGGACATGAAGCACGCGGTAGAAACATCCCACTTCGGACTGTTTTTCAACATGGGCCAATGTTGCTGTGCCGGATCGCGTACCTTTATCGAGGACAAAATTTACGACGAATTCGTGGAGCGTTCTGCCGAACGGGCGAAGAAACGTACGGTTGGCAATCCGTTCGATTTGACCACCGAACATGGTCCGCAGGTCGATCGGGAACAGTACGACAAAATATTGGGTCTGATCGACACGGGCAAGCAGCAGGGAGCGCGGCTTGTCGCGGGCGGATCGAAAGTACCGGACCTGCCCGGTTTCTTCATTCAACCGACGGTGTTTGCGGACGTGCAAGATAATATGACGATCGCGAAGGAGGAAATTTTCGGCCCAGTACAGCAGCTGATCCGGTTCAAATCGCTCGACGAGGTGATCGAGCGCGCGAACCAGACCGACTACGGTTTGGCGGCAGCCGTCTTTTCCAAGGACATCGACAAGGTGAACTATCTGGTGCAGGGTCTGCGGGCCGGTACGGTTTGGGTCAACACGTACAACGTCCTTTCGGCACAAGCACCGTTCGGCGGGTACAAGATGTCGGGGCACGGTCGCGAAAATGGCGAATACGGTCTGCAGGCGTACACGGAGGTAAAAAGCGTCATCACTCGCATTCCGGTCAAGAATTCTTAAATAGGGCCCTACctgtttccgtttgtttctTAAAAAGAGAAAACGAATGCACTAACCAAACGCGCACCACAAAACCGTTGTTAAACGACACACAATAATCAATCATTTTTTAAAGGTAAGAAGAATTTCACACTTTCGTCAAACAATTTTGAAGTGACGAAAGAGGTGACATGATGTATAAATGTCCttttgaaggaaaataaaggaaaGCATACAAAACTGATAGTTCATTAACCATCtgagaaaattttaaactgtGTAGACCATCGGAATAATGGTTCACTGGAGTTGATCAATTACAGTTGTTAGAAAATTCTAACGATAGTTTCAAATAGAATGCTAGTTAAAACATCACCGGTAGAAAGGTCATCTCTGggtgaataataaataaaacccttAAAACTCTGAGATTGGGCAAATGAAGGGACATTCTTGTagattgatttgaagttcGGTTGAAGCCATATAATCAAGGCTTATATCAGCAAAAGCATTGATGAGACGAATACAATAAACGAATAAATTAAAGAAGAATTTCGAATGCTAGAATTGAACTTTAATCTGTCATGAGGGTTACTCCATTGGTCCAGTGTTAGGCTTACGGTTAACGAAGGATTCGAGAACGGCTACTTGGTTGGCTGACCCTTCAGCGTATTGGTCTTAATCAATGTAATCTTTCGACAGTAATATAAAAAACCAAGACTGGTTATAATGGTAATGGTGTCTTCTAACAGTGTGTTAGATCTTGTCTAGATGTCTTTGCCTTTGTCTGGATTCGTTTGTAACAGAACTAGATTGAGCGGAGATAGATGTGGAGTCAATTGCAATTTCTGAACCAACCTGAATTATTCCAGATCTATTTCAGCTCATTTATGTTTGCACCGAATCCAGGAAAAAACCTCCCCCAAATGAGATCTGATGAGATCAGCACTGGATCGACTCAACTATTACATCAGTTACCAGCGGgctttttttgtacaaaaacagACAACATTGCATTTATTCGTTCATTTAGCATtccagttttgttttacacatAAATCAATCTAAACTGCTCCCCGGTCCAAATGATCGGTGATGTGGATGTAGTGTAGAAGCTGTCCTGGTTCTTGGGTTTGCAATTAATTGCGCGATACAGCTTCCGTTACGGCTGCCCGTTACACCTTACACGCTACAACAGTTACGAAATcgaccagaaaaaaaacaatcgacaTAATTTAATAGCTTCTTCGGCTAGAATCTTCGTCACCctgataaaatatatatatatatatatgtatacatatatttgtatgtatttatatatctttctctttttcttttttgttgtatatCAAACGAGCGAGCAACATTTTACCATTCCCTTAATTCGATACATTCCTGCCCAACGTGCCCAAAACCTATCTAAGTAACATTTCCTTTCGTTTACTATACACCGCTGCCCCTCGGTAAATTCGATTCTTACGCACGGTAATACAATCGGATGCGCGTATGCTCCCTTTAACTTTTTCTGCAAACGGTGGCAAAAGCTTCAAACAAAGTTTTGGCGACAGAACAATCGCCCGCTGTATGTAAAATCAtgcgtttgttgtttgctgtttctttcgtttttttcctaatTTGTTGTTCATCGTGTTGCGTTTGCTGGTACAATCGTTCAATTGGTGCGCTACCCTGATAGCAGTTCCGGTTTCCGGTGACGCACAGTCAACCGggtaaagcttttttttgttcgttttgttttgttctagttTCTTATAGTCTCATGGATCGGTGTACTTCACACGTGCTCCGACAGCCGCCATCACACGCTGGTTCTGTAAAAAGAGTTATTGTTGGAAGATAGAAACGTTACCACGCATTAGTTACAACAAGCTTAATGTGACAAACCGGAGGAGGAGGTGAAAAAATGGCGTAAATCGATAGAATAATGGGTAGAACTATGCGTGAAATTAAGCATGAATGAATGGCTAATCGAGGGCAGACGCTTACGGAACAGAATACGTACAAGGATGGAGTGGCCACAGAacagaaaatcaaacaaacgcagcaaaaaggaagaaaaaaaaacacaaggaaAGGACACACTAGTCGGAAATGTCGAACACAACTGACTCGGGTGGGGCCGGCTCCGGAGCGGACGGGTTGGTATGTTTTTGTACTAGAAAGCAGCGACTAAACCAGCCGCATCGGAAACCGTTCGCGGTACTGCTGGCCATGCCACCGTTGGCGGTATGATTGTTGGCACCTGTCAGCAGGTTGTTGCTGGCGGCATTTCTATTGGTGTtgctgtggttttttttggcgatggaataaaaacaaataaacaaaacgaaagtgTTCCATTAGTATTAGTTCCCGGTCCGGGAGGGGGCGCTTTAATTGGCTAACCGATTTGTGTCTCCGGCGTGCGGTGCCTCATTGACCGGTACCGTGGGATAACCGGCGGAAAAGAGCGATTGCCTCCGTACCGCCCAATCATGGTGCCCGCGCAGTGATAGATACACGCTGATACTCTTCATCAGGGCCGTCCGTACCTGGTTGGACGAGCAAGAAGATGCAAATTGTAAAGGTTTTAAACTGCAACGGTTCAACAGCGATCGTGTGAGGGAACCGCACCTCGCCATTTAGGAAGCAGTACAGCAGCGCGATGAAGAACCCTTGGAAGGAGACGAGAAAATGCGTCACGTAGGACCAGATGGCGAACTCGAGTGCCGTCTTATCAAGCGGGTTTTGGGTCATGTTGAGTATGTTGGTGATTCCAAGCAATGGCACAAGGACGACCGCCGCACGGACCGCTTTCCGTACCTGCTCCACATCGCTCGTGTGGCTTTGGCGCAGCTTCACGATCAGTACACGTATAATGTTtagtaaaaatataaaattcaactgcaaacgaaaaaagacGTGATTGGATCCACTGTTTAATGCACGTTCGGAACAATCGGTTTGGGCGGGTCTTACCACGACTACTGCTAATCTTGGACCTTCCAAAATCCAGTAATAAGGCGTCAAGTTGTAACCCCACCAGCATCTGCAAGTACGCGGAGAAGAACGATCAAGAAACTGCTTAGTGTCGCTTTCGCAGTTCCCGGAacccgatggaggcgcccgcgGAACCGTGTAGGATTTGTTTGCGCTTTTCTTGGCCAGACTCGACTCGACATATTCTTACGGCACATCCGGACACCCGTGACACACTCCCTGCAACGGGACGCCTCTCCCACCACTCTACTTACTTCTGCTGCCGGATGTAGTgcgcggtggtgatggcccAGATGACGGTCAGTACGACCGGGCCACCCCAGCCCACGATGGCGTAAAGCGTATGTGGAAACCTTCCCTGAAATACTGTCACCGTCACTACGTTGTGTAAATATAATCCCTCTATAAACATCCACATAAACATGCAGGTCCTGGCGTACTCCATCAGCACGTACGACGCTTCGCAGAGGAACGGCTGTGTCAgtgagagagagcgagagaatgTGGACAGAGAGAAAGCAAAAGGGAATATAGTATGTATCAATGCGCACTCACTGCAAACGGAGGCAAACGGTTGTACAGGATTATGCTGTTTgatctttccttttcttttttgtcccACAAAGAAAAAGCTTAAAGTCACACCAAATTTgcataataaacacacacacacgtaaacgCCGGCGTGCATAGGTACGGAGGATGTGAAAGGGTATCAGAACAGAGAGAAAAATAGTGAACATCCCAAGAATAATATGTCGCCAACCTTCGTGTTACATGAAGCGGGAAGAAGAGATTTTGTATACTTAAGGTTCTTCTGCCAACGTGCAAACGTCGAATGTATCGTACAATGTTTTCCCATAAACCAGTGGGCCAACGGATGCGTGGCGGCGTATTTGCTTACCGTGTTATCGATTCCTTGGCGGGAGCTTTCGTTGCCGAACTTTTTGCCCCCGCTGCGTATGATCGCTTGGTCGATGTATAAGGTTAGGCGGATCACCACCTGTATCACCATGGCAACGAACAGATTTTTGTGTATTCTCGTCCGGTTGTTGCGAAGACCGCTGGAATGGGGGAGACGAACGTTACATCATCGAGCAAGTGAGCTGTTTTGCGCGGGGGTGTTATCCTTCAAACGGTACATTTAAAGATGATGTACAGTTTAAGGCAGGCAGATAAATATACCGCTGATTTCTTCTTATGTCTGTCTGTTTTTAAGCGTTTTCCTAAATGTTTTCCCCCTTGGTTTGGTATTGCCAAGAATTTGGCAGTGTAGATATCACATCAACTCTTCAAGACTATATGTTAAAAAATCAACTCGTGATCAggactcatgattatttagcAATGGATCTGAAGCATATGATGTTTTTGGGATGACAAAAACTACACACATGAGGCTATTTTCCATTCTTCAACAAAGAAGTAATCCCTAAACTATACCTTCAACATGTTCCCGTAAAACGATCTACCTGTGCCTTTCGACGATCGTAGAAAGGGAAATTTCCGTgaagattttttaattttcttcaggGTTTGTGATTATTTGAGATCTATCTTGGCCTATTAGGTACCAAGATCAGTATTGGAAATAGAATCTCCAAAAGCTTAATGATTTAAGGAAGTCGACCAACTCCCTCATTGATCCTCAGATGCGATCGACTAGAATTCTTTAAGGAAATACCAGACGTAGACTGTACTCAAGAATAATTTCAAGAATAAAATGCCGTGCGCGTCACAATATCACGAAAAATCATGAGTCACAATATCAAGAGAAAGAGTAAGCTTGGTTAGTTTCAAAGAAATTATGGTATAGACTTTTATTTCTGTTATATTGCTAAATCACTACACGAGTCCCTCCTCAGAAAGGATTCCTGAGTGGAGAAGATTATTACGTAAACCCAGACACAGATTTCGCAGAGAAATGGTGTATGTTTCAAACCCAAAATCAATAGCTACTTACCGAAATTTACAAAATATTACTAACGAAATGATTAACGCTACTAGTGAAAGACTAAATCCCACCGTCTCCAGCGTACGCGTCCGCTCGGCAATGTCAATCTTATCCTGGAacggtataaaaaaaaatccatatcAGTTCCTCATGGAGCTTGCGTTCCCTGAGCTGCGTCCCCAACTGCAAATCAGTTATTAATAGCGACACAGCGAAAGGATCAATAGGGACAGACAATTAAATATTGGCGGGCAGATGGAAAACAGCTCACGTACATTCGCTTCATCGTCGTTACCGCCGGCGTAAAGCTTTCTAAACAGTTGTATAACTTCCGGGCTGTAGCAGGGCGTATAGTTGGTCCATCCGTGTAGGTTTGACGGGGAGCCCGGTCTCCCTTCCCACTGTCCCTCGGCACTGCATCTTCGTTCGGCAAACTCTGGCGTGTGATGAGCGGAGGTTTTCGAATGCCCAGGCGTGGCATGGAATGGAgtggtgaaaagaaaaaacaaaatatagtTGTATAACCGGTGGCGAGTAGCAATAGTGCACCGTACGCAACGCACTGTGCGGTATAAGTTACACTCCAAGAAATCCTATCGATGTTAGCGGAAAGTTAGTTCCCATTTTAAGTATCCGCAAAGGGGGGAGTGGGGGAATTTCTTCCTACTTGAGATCCTGTGATCTTCGGAGAGAATTTGCCTTATCCCAGCAGTGTTAAGAATACCTTCACGTTACATTGTTTCGTAATGTTGTGTCGTCTAAATCGGGGACGTGGGGCGAGTTCCTATCGCGGGTTGCGTAAGACGGGCAAGAGGGAACGCAAACTGAAATAGGGTACGGAGCACAAAGTAAAGGGTGCTCCAAACTTACACACATTGGCCGGGTGCTAACAGTCGGGTAGGCGTCGTCAGGACGAGAAATCAGCTTACGTAAAACGGTTTACGTAACGATGCTCATCATAGCGGCTTAAAAGATAAGCCGCTCCCACCACCAGGTCcagagcaacaacagcagctcGCCATCTATCCCAATCACAATTAATCAGACacaccttgttttttttcgtatgtACGAAAGATTTGCTCCGAAACCCGAATCCATCTGTGCGATATAATGACTGCGATCGGTTGATTATGCTTTAGCGCTGCATTGTGTAGGTTAGTCGACAGAGTggcaaagaaaataacaacttcaacaatacaaaacatgGAACTCGGATGCAAGGAGGGGTGCAATGGATCCTGTTCCGTACCAGGACTTCCAGCGCTCGGCATCGTCACGCAACGTAACCGTGTGCGGAACGACTGTACCGAACATGTGTATGGTACCGTGGCGAAATACTATACAAAACCCCATTCCGCAGTGTTCCGGCGAGGGCAACAGGTTGCGGATTGCGTTTGTTCGTTGCGCAATGTACGACAGCGTGCACCGGGCTGGAGTTGGAGCATTATCCCAGCGGCCCACGGATATTGGAGCTGTGGGATGGCATTGGTATATATCCTTGTTTGTTTCCGCCGTCCTCTGTGCAAAATGCGCCACTCACCTCGAGCCAGAATACGACAAAATGCGTTACGTTAAATCAAAACCCAAGTCAAGCATTGAGGTTTTACCCTGTTATATGTCGTACTCGCGACACTCGAACCTTCTCCGAGACCGGTGGTGACACAACCACATCCACAAACGCAAAACCCCTGGTAGTGGGATTCTAATCttcaaaaaaaacctcctccTTCAAAGCCGCAAACCATACCGTTCGGTTTATTATCAGGAAGACTATTTTTGTGCTCACTCGGTTTGATGGCTAATACCTGTAGCACATTGTGGAACCTTATTCGGATGTTGGGTTTTACGGTGGAAACCGGGAAGGGCGACCTGTTTCCGAATTGACATTCGTGCAATGATTATGATGGGGAGCTGATCCTTGCCGAAATGGCTGTTTGGGCTCGTGGCACGGAAGATAGAATACATTGGCAAATATGCGCCGGTGCTGCCACGTATGAATACAAGGATTAATGTATTTATCATATTATAATGcttttctctctccttctctttctctctctctctctctctctctctctctctatccttctctttctctctctttttctcttttgcttTATCTGGGCCACAAACATTAcattcaaaaatcaaatcCTCAGGCCAAATCTGTTTAGCGTAAACATTTCCTATGCAGaaataaaacacgaaaaagcttTTCAACAAGACTAAAACACAAACCCGTTGGCGAATGGTTCACAAAcagcgcgaaaaaaaaacaaccaagcaGATATCATGTTTTATCATCCTGTAAAGC
The Anopheles moucheti chromosome 2, idAnoMoucSN_F20_07, whole genome shotgun sequence genome window above contains:
- the LOC128299260 gene encoding adenosine 3'-phospho 5'-phosphosulfate transporter 1, which translates into the protein MRNYVPDIIILFIIIVTITIVRLVSQILHETLSDAPNLVAPPVADSGPKPDLSLSQLIDQKSKEYSWLLRLMVNLFGYFCIFVPGVLIYKYAKRTKYMERSERSHLSALVKFCYSGSGTDSLDRPLDSQSGTTKGAASKRTTAQECVLLCYCLVGLMGSYLTWGVLQEKIMTQEYEGPEKRKSHFKDSQFLVFSNRVLGFMITAVYLVAKRQFRHRAPLYKYSYASFSNIMSAWFQYEALKFVNFPTQVLAKSCKIIPVMIMGKIISRNKYEFYEYLTAVMISVGMIFFLTGSTDESKSTAMTTLTGVLLLTFYMIFDSFTSNWQGELFKSYSMSSIQMMCGVNLFSTLFTGASLAMQGGFYSSLVFAVDHPKFVIDCIVLSISSAIGQLFIFYTIATFGAVVFTIIMTLRQAIAILLSCLIYQHRISFLGVIGVLIVFLAIFLRVYCNQRLKAIKQRHQTAPSGGSNKPRINV
- the LOC128299259 gene encoding aldehyde dehydrogenase, mitochondrial, translated to MHRVVKSSSILRALSAAGARNYSVPAPKSSPEILYTGIFINNEWHKSSTGKTFPTINPSNEKVIAEIQQGTKSDIDQAVVAAREAFKLGSPWRRMDASKRGQLLYRLADLMERDRVYLASLETLDNGKPYFMSYNADVPMAIGNLRYYAGWADKNHGKVIPMDGEYFVYTRHEPVGVCGQIIPWNFPLLMAAWKFGPALATGNTIILKPAEQTSLTALYLAQLTKEAGFPPGVINVVPGFGDAGAALVDHPDVDKVAFTGSTEVGKKIQQGSGLSNLKRTTLELGGKSPNIILSDSDMKHAVETSHFGLFFNMGQCCCAGSRTFIEDKIYDEFVERSAERAKKRTVGNPFDLTTEHGPQVDREQYDKILGLIDTGKQQGARLVAGGSKVPDLPGFFIQPTVFADVQDNMTIAKEEIFGPVQQLIRFKSLDEVIERANQTDYGLAAAVFSKDIDKVNYLVQGLRAGTVWVNTYNVLSAQAPFGGYKMSGHGRENGEYGLQAYTEVKSVITRIPVKNS
- the LOC128299258 gene encoding PDF receptor translates to MVSTIGGPSTVAAAAAAAVAGAAGAATTISTTTDATQLFINTTLDSCALKYEEFVIPTTVPYCNWTWDSILCWPPTPANLTIRQRCPSGHGIDTSKFAERRCSAEGQWEGRPGSPSNLHGWTNYTPCYSPEVIQLFRKLYAGGNDDEANDKIDIAERTRTLETVGFSLSLVALIISLVIFCKFRGLRNNRTRIHKNLFVAMVIQVVIRLTLYIDQAIIRSGGKKFGNESSRQGIDNTPFLCEASYVLMEYARTCMFMWMFIEGLYLHNVVTVTVFQGRFPHTLYAIVGWGGPVVLTVIWAITTAHYIRQQKCWWGYNLTPYYWILEGPRLAVVVLNFIFLLNIIRVLIVKLRQSHTSDVEQVRKAVRAAVVLVPLLGITNILNMTQNPLDKTALEFAIWSYVTHFLVSFQGFFIALLYCFLNGEVRTALMKSISVYLSLRGHHDWAVRRQSLFSAGYPTVPVNEAPHAGDTNRNTNRNAASNNLLTGANNHTANGGMASSTANGFRCGWFSRCFLVQKHTNPSAPEPAPPETSV